One genomic window of Arvicola amphibius chromosome 4, mArvAmp1.2, whole genome shotgun sequence includes the following:
- the Hexim2 gene encoding protein HEXIM2 has protein sequence MATLNHSNCNSESPAALEEAKTSAGLPSPQIAHEPRDFDGSLLLPSGKELHSEDEGFAPAGAGSGCNSRGSRTQSPRRCSVEAVLARKKHRRRPSKRKRHWRPYLELSWAEKQQRDERQSQRASRVREEMFAKGQPLAPYNTTQFLMNDRDLEEPNLDVLHGLSHPGSSSGENEAGDSDGQGRAHGEFQQRDFSEAYERYHTESLQRLSKQELVRDYLDLERRLSQAEQETRRLQQLQGRPSRQPCQQVEELAAEVERLRTENQRLRRENEMWSRDGSCCDQEKPATEGTTGPQDEALFHTHVGQLGHKEAGDR, from the exons ATGGCCACTCTGAACCATAGCAACTGTAATTCAGAGTCACCAGCAGCCCTGGAGGAGGCGAAG ACTTCTGCTGGTCTGCCAAGCCCCCAGATAGCCCATGAGCCTCGTGACTTTGACGGTTCCTTGCTTCTGCCATCGGGAAAGGAGCTACACTCAGAGGATGAAGGTTTTGCTCCAGCTGGGGCTGGCTCAGGCTGTAACAGTAGGGGTTCTCGGACCCAGAGCCCACGGCGATGCTCAGTGGAGGCGGTACTGGCCCGAAAGAAGCACCGTAGGCGGCCATCAAAGCGCAAGAGGCACTGGCGCCCGTACTTAGAACTTAGCTGGGCTGAGAAGCAGCAGCGagatgagaggcagagccagagggCCTCCCGGGTCCGCGAGGAGATGTTCGCCAAAGGCCAGCCCCTGGCACCCTACAACACTACCCAGTTCCTCATGAATGACCGTGACCTGGAGGAGCCTAACTTGGATGTGCTCCACGGGCTGTCCCACCCAGGCTCCTCCAGTGGGGAGAATGAAGCAGGGGACAGTGATGGGCAGGGCCGAGCTCACGGGGAATTCCAGCAGAGGGACTTCTCTGAGGCCTACGAGCGTTACCACACTGAGAGCCTTCAGCGCCTCAGCAAGCAGGAGCTGGTTCGAGACTACCTGGATTTAGAGAGGCGGCTATCGCAGGCTGAGCAGGAAACTCGGAGGCTCCAGCAGCTGCAGGGGCGCCCTAGCAGGCAGCCCTGTCAACAGGTGGAAGAGCTGGCTGCCGAGGTGGAGAGACTCCGGACTGAAAACCAGAGGCTTCGGCGGGAGAACGAGATGTGGAGCCGAGATGGCAGCTGCTGTGACCAGGAGAAGCCAGCCACAGAAGGGACCACCGGTCCCCAGGATGAGGCCCTGTTTCATACCCACGTGGGCCAGCTGGGTCACAAGGAGGCAGGTGACAGATGA